GAGCCGCTCCTTTGGACACGGCCCGTCCCATCCCCCGCGTCGTGCCTGGTCGTCGCCACCGCACTCCTCGTGACCAGCCGCCGGCGAACCGGCGATCCGGGGGTGTCGAGGACGCCACGCCGCGGCTAAGGCCGTGCGCCGCGTCCGCGGCGGGGACAAGCCCGCGCCGAAGCGTCCGACACCTACACTGGCCGCATGCCCAAGCCCACCGCGAAGTCCAAGCCCGGCAAGTCCTCCTCCAAGCCCGCCGCCAAGGGCTCTAAGAAGCCCACCCCCGCCCCGCAGGCGATCGAACCCAAGCCCACCCGCAACGGCGGCGCACCGGGCGGAACCTCCGCCCCCGCGCGTTCTCCACACCCGACATCCGACATCCCACATCCGACATCCCCCACCCGCCTCGAAAAAGACACCATGGGCGAAATGCCCGTCCCCCACGACGTCCTCTACGGCGCCTCCACCCAGCGCGCCGTCCTCAACTTCCCCATCTCCGGCCGCCCCGTCCCCGAGCCCATCATCCGCGCCTACGCCATCCTCAAGGCCGCCGCCGCGACCGTTAACCACAAGCTCGGCCGCCTCGACACCAACCGCACCAAGGCCATCGTCGAGGCCTGCCACGAAATCCAGGACGGCCTCCCCTCCCTCGGCGGCCTCCAAAAACACTTCCCCATCGACATCTTCCAGACCGGCTCCGGCACCTCCACCAACATGAACGCCAACGAGGTCATCGCCAACCTCACGGCGGTCCGCTCGCACAACCCCATCGGCAAGTCCAAGGACCCCGCCTACATCAAGCAGGGCGGCGTTCACCCCAACGACCACGTCAACATGGGGCAGAGCAGCAACGACACCTTCCCCACCGCCATCCACCTCGCCGCGGCCATCATGATCCAGGACGAGCTCCTCCCCGCCGTCGCCGCCATGGCCGCCGACCTCGAGTCCAAAGCCAAGGCCTGGGACAAGATCGTCAAGATCGGCCGCACCCACCTCCAGGACGCCACCCCCATCCGCCTGGGCCAGGAGTTCAGCGGCTACGCCAGCCAGATGCGCCACGCCGAGGAACGCCTCCACCGCGCCCTCCACACCCTCAGCGAGCTCCCCATCGGCGGCACGGCCGTGGGCACCGGCATCAACGCCCACGAGGACTTCGGCCAGATGGTCGCCGCCGAGCTCACCAAGCAGACCGGCGTCCACTTCCGCGAGGCCCAGAACCACTTCGAGGCCCAGCACGCCAAGGACGCCGTCGTCGAGGCCAGCGGCCACCTCAAGACCATCGCCGTCAGCCTCTCCAAGATCGCCAACGACATCCGCTGGCTCGGTTCCGGCCCCCGCTGCGGCATCGGCGAGCTCGTCCTCCCCGCCGTCCAGCCCGGCTCCTCCATCATGCCCGGCAAGACCAACCCCGTCATCGCCGAGGCCGCGATCATGGTCTGCTGCCAGGTCATCGGCAACGACGCCGCCATCACCACCGGCGGCCTCGGCGGCGTCGGCTCACTCCTGGACCTCAACGTCGCCATGCCCATGATGGCCGCCAACCTGCTCGACTCCATCCACCTGCTGGCGCGCGCCTGCGACGTCTTCACGCAGAACCTCCTCGCCGGCCTCAAGCCCGACGAGGAACGCTGCAAGAGCCTCATCGAAGGCTCCCTCGCCATGTGCACCTCCCTGGTCCCCGTCATCGGCTACGACGCCTCCGCCGCCCTCGCCAAGGACGCCTTCAAGCAGGGCAAGACCGTGCGCCAGCTCGCCTACGAGACGGTCGTCGGCAAGCCCGACAACGCCGGCAAGAAGGTCACCCGCGAGGACATCGACACCTACCTCAACCCTTGGTCCATGACCTTGCCGGGCGGGGAGGGGAGCGCGGGGGGGTGATGAGTCGTCACTCTCCGCTGGGGACGGTCCACGCTTAGTACCGGCGGTCAATAAATCCATTCTGGGACGAAGGCCCGCCTCGAGCGGGCTTTTTTCATTGCGCGCCCGAGCCAAAGACCGCAACTCGGCAGGCGGGTTCCAGACCACCACCGACCCCCTTGTGACGCATCTTCGACGCACGTCCATTCACGATTGCTCTTTGCATTCTGTCGTGATGCATCGAAAATGACCGTTTTTACAGGGTACGCCAGCGGCGACCTAAGCACTCTGCATATCGCCTTGCGAGTCCGCCGAGTCCATGCCGCCTCACGGCCCTCCGATCCGCTCCCCCTTGACCGCGCCTGACCTTTCGGCCGAGTTGCCTGGGTGACCGCGCCGCACCATCGCCGATCCCGTTTTCTTGGGGCTTTTTAGAGATTTGCCGTACTTTTCGCAGTTGCGCGGGCCTGCGCCCGAGCCAAACACCGCAACCCGGCAGGCGGGTTCCAGACCACCACCGACCCCCTTGCGACGCATCTTCGACGCACGTCCATTCACGATTGCTCTTTACATTCTGTCGTGAGGCTTCGATATTGACTGTTTTTACAGGGTCTTCTAGCGGCGTCCTACACACTCTGCATATTGCCTTGCGAGTACGCCGAGTCCATGCCGCCCCACGGCCCTCCGATCCGCTCCCCCTTGACCGCGCTTGACCTTTCGGCCGAGCTGCTTGCGGTAGGCCATTGCCCCAATCAAACCTACGCTTTCGAAGACACGGCATGCCTCTCGTGGGCTAATGCCACCTCGTACGCCAACGGGACTCGACAGGTTCTGCACTGCACTATACGGTACGACCTGGTACGCATGATGGACGGACTTGACGGCGGCCTTCCGGGCCTGTAAGCTGGCCTTTCACAGGTCGCGGCGTGTACGGCCAGTCAGTATAAAGGAGCGTCAAATGGCTGGGGACCAGGAAGTCGAGGCAATGGGCAAGATCGCCGAGGCGCTCGGAGCTGTAGCGGACGAGGAGGCGAGAGTCCGCATCCTCCGCTGGGCTCAGGCCAAGTACGTGAGCGAAGGGCTCCGCGAGCCCGCGGTCAGCTTGGGGGACAGAAACCCTCCCGCCGCGGCCAGCGGCGTTGGGCCCAGAGCGGCTCGCTGGCTCAACCAGACGGGCCTCGGCTCGTCGCAGCTTGATGAGGTCTTTCACTTCGATGGCAGCGGTACGAGCGTGATCGCTTCAAACGTGCCAGGGAAGAACGCCAATGAGCAGGTGATCAATTGCTACCTGCTGGAGGGCATCCGGAGTTTCTTGGCCTCTGACGAACCAACGATCTCCGACTCGGCGGCAAGAGCACTTTGCCGATCCGCTGGCTGCTACGACCCGAGCAACCACTCTAAGCGCGTCGGGAAATTCGAAAATCGAATCACGGGCGATGCCGCTCGTGGATGGGTAGTGACCGGCCCGGGTCTCGCTGCTGCCGCAGCCCTCATCAAGGAAATGACGACGCCCAGCTGACATAAGGGGACCACATGGAAGTCGCACCACAAAAGTCCGATGCAGCGTTGGCCGTCGAGCTTGCCCAAAAACTGGTAGTCATCCTTGCAGATTTCGACCCTGAAACTCGCCGCAGGGCGGTCACCGCTGCGCAGGCTCTGCTTGGCGACCAGCCGATCGCTTCGCAACGGCTGGAACGGGACGAGAAGAGGAGCAGTGGAGTCGACCTCGCGGCGTTCTTCGGTAGCGCGGAGTCACAGAAACCGGCAGACAACGCGTACATGTGTGCTGCATACCACTTTTCAATTTACGGGACCGCAGCGTTCTCGCTCGCCGAGCTCCGCGGGATCGCTGCAGAAGCGGGCGTGGTCCTCCCCGATCGACTCGACATGACCCTCAAGCAGGCGGGAAAGAGCGGCCGCAAGCTCTTCCAGTCTGCCGGCCGTGACCGCTACAAACCAACCGCGACCGCGGGCGTGCTCTTTAAGGAACGATGGAACGTCGCGCCGGGCCGCGCGTCGAAGCTGGAGGACAACGTTTGAACAGCCCCCCTCTGTCGCTTCGATCAGTGGTCGAACAATCCTTGGC
This portion of the Phycisphaerales bacterium genome encodes:
- a CDS encoding class II fumarate hydratase, with the translated sequence MPKPTAKSKPGKSSSKPAAKGSKKPTPAPQAIEPKPTRNGGAPGGTSAPARSPHPTSDIPHPTSPTRLEKDTMGEMPVPHDVLYGASTQRAVLNFPISGRPVPEPIIRAYAILKAAAATVNHKLGRLDTNRTKAIVEACHEIQDGLPSLGGLQKHFPIDIFQTGSGTSTNMNANEVIANLTAVRSHNPIGKSKDPAYIKQGGVHPNDHVNMGQSSNDTFPTAIHLAAAIMIQDELLPAVAAMAADLESKAKAWDKIVKIGRTHLQDATPIRLGQEFSGYASQMRHAEERLHRALHTLSELPIGGTAVGTGINAHEDFGQMVAAELTKQTGVHFREAQNHFEAQHAKDAVVEASGHLKTIAVSLSKIANDIRWLGSGPRCGIGELVLPAVQPGSSIMPGKTNPVIAEAAIMVCCQVIGNDAAITTGGLGGVGSLLDLNVAMPMMAANLLDSIHLLARACDVFTQNLLAGLKPDEERCKSLIEGSLAMCTSLVPVIGYDASAALAKDAFKQGKTVRQLAYETVVGKPDNAGKKVTREDIDTYLNPWSMTLPGGEGSAGG